AAGCGACATTGTGTGTGCTTGTCTGCATTCAGCTTTTCAAATTTGGTGAAAGCAAAAAACTATAACAAAAGTCATAGAGAACAATGAACACTCTTTAGTGCAGGTAAAAGGCTATTCAGTGTAACTAGCTGACATACAGTTCTGTGTGCAGCTCGTGCAgtacaggatgtatataaggGCTTTCTCCATCCAGATAGGTAGCAGTTGTTGAGAAGTCAGACTGGTGCAAAAACCCATCATGGGCAAGGTAAGAAAATGCTATCTATAATTATTGTACACAATTCCTCTTGTAATCTTCATAGAGCAAACAAAATCTAATTTAAAGCAAACTTGTGCTATATATTGTGTTACTTCATGTCGATTAATAAGCACTTCATTTTAAGTTGTAGAATTTCTGAGAATCAgctatgatatttttttacatagtaaagaaatgtatttttaaaGCTTTGGAAGAAAGTGAAGCAATTTATTTTTGTGTAGTTATATTGTTACTGTTACACTTATATTCACACTTTAATTTTATAGATAATCTTCTATGAAGACAAAAACTTCCAGGGTCGCTCATATGAGTGTCACTCTGAATGCTCAGATTTATCTTCATACTTTAGACGTTGCAACTCTATCCGTGTAGAAAGTGGAAACTGGATTCTATACGAACACACAAACTACAGAGGACACCAGTACTTTCTCCATAGAGGAGAGTATCCTGACTTTCAGCAATGGATGGGTTATAATGACTCCATTAGATCTTGCCGCATAAGCCCCCAGGTGAGTTTATAATGTAATTTTTCATTAAATCACATCTTATTGTTGGACTTGTGATGGCAGTTTTGTCAATCATAATGATCCCATTGAAATGTTCATTGAAAATATTTACTTTAGAAGCAGCCATTGTGTTTACCATGGGGCCATTGGAGATAGGTTGCCCAGTCCTGGCTGACCCCATCCTCTCaactattatataaaaaaaacgtgAGCAAGATTAATAAGATGCTGAAAATAGGAGGGGATGGGGGGGATTGAAATATTGGACCTTGATTATATTAGTCCTTTAGTCCTTGATAGCTACCTGTAGACCAAATATAATCTTTCCTATGAAACCTctcttttttccaataaaatacTGTAGCTATGCAGAAAATTATGCAATGCTCTACAAAttcatattatattaatattgaaAATACTTACTTTTTGTTTCATCAGCACCAAGGATCCTTCAGAATCAGGATCTATGAAAAAGAGGATTTTAGAGGTCAGATGATGGAGTTCACTGAAGATTGTCCTCATGTCTATGAGAGATTCCGCTACAATGACATTCATTCTTGCCAAGTAAATGAT
This region of Leptodactylus fuscus isolate aLepFus1 chromosome 8, aLepFus1.hap2, whole genome shotgun sequence genomic DNA includes:
- the LOC142216777 gene encoding gamma-crystallin-3-like, which gives rise to MGKIIFYEDKNFQGRSYECHSECSDLSSYFRRCNSIRVESGNWILYEHTNYRGHQYFLHRGEYPDFQQWMGYNDSIRSCRISPQHQGSFRIRIYEKEDFRGQMMEFTEDCPHVYERFRYNDIHSCQVNDGYWMFYEEPNYRGRQYYLRPGEYRRYSDWGATSPRIGSFRRVHHFH